The following proteins are co-located in the Silene latifolia isolate original U9 population chromosome 1, ASM4854445v1, whole genome shotgun sequence genome:
- the LOC141652699 gene encoding uncharacterized protein LOC141652699 — protein sequence MGRVIQITNLEIKKMADYLSKSKEKGKFIAYHSDSSDEFPSYYDYYSEGDEDDNNDDDKESVLLLCLEKLNLGSKKKKLLVFNLNGVLIHRDHKKSPSTKYRSPDGVFGSQVVYKRPFLDKFLKFCLERFEVGLWSSAQVQNTDGVVESVLQEYESRFLFVWDQDRCSDYGYKLPDKKRKPMFFKELANVWSSLAAIKRQFYESNTLLIDNEPYKALLNPPNTGIFLETYSVRDATDNALDLKNELGLFLEGLAEANDVPSYVKSHPIGQPALGPTHPDWEFYSRICRLFKN from the exons ATGGGAAGAGTTATCCAAATTACAAACTTAGAAATCAAGAAAATGGCAGATTACCTTTCTAAGAGCAAAGAAAAAGGGAAGTTCATTGCATATCACTCAGATAGTAGTGATGAATTTCCAAGTTATTATGATTACTACAGTGAAGGAGACGAAGACGATAACAACGATGACGACAAAGAAAGCGTACTTTTGCTTTGTTTAGAAAAGCTTAATCTTGGTTCTAAGAAAAAGAAGCTTTTAGTGTTTAACTTAAATGGCGTGCTAATACATCGTGACCACAAGAAATCTCCGTCTACCAAGTATCGGTCTCCAGATGGGGTTTTTGGTTCACAAGTTG TTTATAAGAGACCCTTTCTGGACAAGTTTCTGAAGTTCTGTCTTGAAAGATTTGAAGTTGGTTTATGGTCGTCTGCACAAGT ACAAAACACTGATGGTGTCGTTGAAAGCGTTCTGCAGGAGTATGAAAGCCGATTCTTATTTGTCTGG GACCAGGATCGCTGCTCGGACTATGGATATAAGTTGCCTGATAAAAAGAGAAAACCTATGTTTTTCAAAGAGTTGGCGAACGTTTGGTCAAGCCTCGCTGCAATTAAGCGCCAGTTTTATGAATCCAACACTTTGCTGATTGATAATGAGCCTTACAAAGCTCTCCTTAACCCG CCAAACACCGGGATATTTCTAGAGACTTATAGTGTCAGAGATGCTACTGATAATGCTCTAG ATTTGAAGAATGAACTAGGCCTATTCTTGGAGGGTTTAGCAGAAGCAAACGATGTTCCCTCGTATGTAAAATCACACCCGATTGGGCAGCCTGCTCTCGGACCTACTCACCCAGATTGGGAGTTTTACTCTAGAATTTGTCGTCTTTTCAAGAACTGA